DNA sequence from the Falco peregrinus isolate bFalPer1 chromosome 1, bFalPer1.pri, whole genome shotgun sequence genome:
GCTTTATGAGGACTGGAGCATATATTTCCATTCAGATGCTAAAATGCTTAAATCCCTTCACTTGCTGTTGATACCAACTAAAGATGACGCACAGGGTGGGGGCTGCAAACCAGGTGCCTGATTAGATTGCTCTAAAGCAGCCTATTCGGAAccagataaaggaaaaaaaaaataggatatTTTAATGTTGCCTTTTATTCAGAGTTCTCGTAGTAAGTTACATAAAAATGAAGCCGCCTAGACTCCCATGAGGAGGCtcagcattaatttttccattttgcagatGTTAGACGGGAAGGACGGAGATGCACAGAGTCACATTTGGAGAAGTGTGGGCAGCACCCAGGGAGAGTCGCAGGTCCGCAGGGTCCCTGGGAATctgcagccagagccctggTGTTGGCCAGGGGCAGGAACGGGGCACTCAGGGGCCATATGCACATCGAACGCATGGGTCGCGCGTCCCCAGCGCCAGCGTGGCAGGTACCTGGGCGAGTGGCAGCTGTAGCAGCGGCTCAGGGATGCACAAGTTGCATTTGCATAGCAGAGGGCAGTGCTCAGGATTTTGGACACTATCCCTTCCTGAGGCAGCTGGTGAGGAAGCAAGGTGCGGCCCCGCATCGGTGGGGTGGCAAGGCTGGGAGCGTAGCTGGCGTGTTGTGCCCAGGGCTGCGTCCACAGGCCGAATCTGATTTAAGCTCCGTAGCCCAGGGCCAGGTCCCCATCCAGGTCAGCGAGAGGGAACGTCGAGGCCATAAACGCCTCCTGCCCGGGGGAAGGCCAAAGACGGCTGGCCTGagctgtgccctgtgctgccagcacgGTGCTACCGACACAAACGGCGCCCTGCCAGGTCCCAGCACGTGTCCCCGATGGGACAGCTCGGCCACCTGCCTGCGGGCCCTGCCGGGCCAACCCCCGGGAGGGAGGCGCAGGTATACCCCCGGCACCGGCACACGGCCGCTCCTGCCGCCCCCCGCGCTGGCGCTGCCGTGACGGAGGGCCCGCCGCGCGCGCCGCGGGGCACCTCCCTGCGGAACTGGCCACCGGCCGGGCCGAGCGGCCCCGGCGCGGGACGTGGTGACCCTCCCCTGGGGCGCagggccggcccggcccggaCGGCGTCGAGCGCGCCCGCAGGCCGCCTCCGCCgcacggcccggccccgccttcacgccccggcgcggccccccgccgcggccccggggctccccgcggTGACCCTCGCTCCCTCGGGGAGGCCGGCGACCCCcgcggcccggggccgcccgccggcGGGGTGCCGCCTCTTCCGGCTCGGGGGCCGGGCAAAGGCGGCGGGGTGCGGACCCcgctgggccggggggggcggcagggccccgcggctccccgccgccgccgcggcttCTCGGGCAACAGCTACCCCTAGCGGCCGGagcgccgccccgcgcccctccTCCGCCGCGGGGCAGCGCCCGCCGGCCCGCGCCCACCTGGCacccccccggggccggggcccgccGGGGCCCGCCGGGGCCCGGGTCCGCCCGCGGCGAGGCGAGGGGCGCCCGCAGGCCGGTCAGCGAGCCgcctgccgcccgccgccgcggcggggaggATGCGGGCGCGGCACGTCCGCGGGTTCGAGCCCCGGGCGCCCCCGCGGCGCCGAGGCGTGTGGCGGGGCGGAGGCCGTGCCCAGGGGCGCCGGAgctggcggggcggggaggggacgGAGGCGCGGGGAGGGACGCGGCACGAGCGGCCCGTCCCTGTCACCTGCAGGCACCGCCGCTGGgacggccccggcccccgctcccgccgcggccccgcgctCGCACAGCCCGTGCGGGGCCGGGCCAGGCCGGGCCGCGCCTGTTGCATTGTCCTTGGCGGGGCTGTTTGTGAGCGCCTGCCGCTATCTGCGGCCGGGGACCCCGGCGGTGCCCTGTCTCGGACTCTCTGCCTGCGCCTGATAGCGGCGGCTCCCTGCTTGGTTGCACGTCCCTCGCAGCTCCCGCCGGGGCTCTCTCCCCTTTTGTCTGTGTATTTTTAGGTCATTAGAGTGGAGGGGTAGGTAATCCCCAGGCTCAAGTTCCAGAGGGGCGGGTTCTGGCCGGAGGTGGAgtcacttttcatttaaatcccTGACTATAAAATGGGCTTAAAGAGAAGCGGgatctcagctgtgctgcacagacCCCGGCAAGCAGGGTGCGTGGGGGACCCCCGGCAGCCAGCGCCCTGCAGCACAAGCCGCTGCGATGCTCCACTCCCTTGGCGTTCACACCTTGCAGCTGCTCACCCAGGCGGCCGCCTgcatcctcctcttcccccgCTTCCTGCTCACCGCCGTGATGCTCTGGCTCCTGGATTTTCTGTGCATTAGGAAGAAGATGCTGACGATGCCCACGGCGGAGGAGGCGGCCAGCGCCAGCGAGGGGCCGCCCCCCGACGACCCCCCGGTCTGCGTGTCCGACTCCAACCGCATGTTCACGCTGGAATCGCTGAAAGCCGTGTGGCACGGGCAGAAGCTGGACTTCTTCAAGTCGGCGCACGTGGGCTCCTTAGCCCCCAACCCCGAGGTGATCCAGCTGGACGGGCAGAAGAAGCTCCGCATCCTGGACTTCGCCCGCGGCAAGAGACCCCTCATCCTCAACTTCGGCAGCTGCACCTGACCCCCGTTCATGGCCCGCCTGAGGTCCTTCCAGCGCCTGGCCGCGCACTTCGTGGACATTGCTGACTTCCTGCTGGTGTACATCGAAGAAGCACACCCCTCCGACGGCTGGGTCAGCTCGGACGCAGCCTACAACATCCCCAAGCACCAGTGCCTCCAGGACAGGCTGCGGGCAGCTCAGCTGATGCGGGAAGGGGCGCCCGATTGCCCCCTGGCCGTGGACACCATGGACAATGCTTCCAGCGCCGCCTACGGTGCCTACTTCGAGAGGCTCTACATCATCCAGGAGGAGAAGGTGATGTACCAGGGAGGCAGAGGACCAGAGGGCTACAAGATCTCGGAGCTGAGGAGCTGGCTAGACCAGTACAAAACCCGGCTCCAGAGCCCCAGCACGGTGGTCATCCAAGTGTAAAAAGGACCTGGCAAGAAGTGCAGGGGTGGAGAGGCGAGGGGAGGGcgggaggggaggtggggagggagaaggcGCTGCGAGGCGGATGGCAGGAGCTGTCTTTCCCCGGGGACACTCGAAGGAGGCTGCTGTGCGAGCTTTCGAGCAAGATGTGCCATAGTCCTTTCTCTATTCAAATCATGTTGATTTGCCAGCCACGCTCTGTCAATACTGTATTTCCATGTGCGTtttgtaaataacttttttttttttttggagaagcGTTTACTATTTTTTAAGGAGGCTCTCTTCCTACGGGATCTGTTCCCAGCTGCGTGTGTGCGCGGGTGTGTGTCTGAAAAGTTGTGTACAAGTGCTCCGTGCTGCCTAGCAAGTGCTAAGTGGGATTTCTAGTATTTCTTTGTGATGACCGATTTTGAAATGGGTTTCTCTAATGCCAGGAAATCGCGTCTGATGTTGTCAAGTACTAGAACTGCCAATAGCCAGAGCTGTACGGAATGTCCTATTTATGTGGGGGGGTTTTGTAAGACGTTtgttcaccttttttttttttaaaatgaatttttttaaataataaaggtTGAGTAAATACACGTCTAACCTTGACTGCCTCCCTCTACTTTCAGACAGCAGTTCCCTTTTGCCTGCCTCGCCATACCCTCCCGGCAGCcgaggaggggaaggggaagcgGCAGAGGATGCGCTGCTGGGGCCTCGGGGGCGGCGAGCAGCTGCCGCGCCCGGCGACGGGCTCTCGCTCGGCTGcggcaggagagggagaagggaggagggggggcaCTGGGCACCCCCAGGGGGAAATGCAAACCTCCGGGGCTCCCGGGGGAGGCAGCACCTCGGTGGTCCTAGCCACCGCCGGGAGGGCTGTGCGCTCCCTCTCTGACCGCGGCCAGCCGCCCCCAGGGCTGAGCCGTGGGAGGGCGAAGGTGCAGGGCTGGCCGGCGCCGTGCAGTCAAAGCAAATCCCGGCCAAAAGAGCAGGCGGGGGAAAGCCGGGAGAGCCGCCCCCCCCGGGGACGCCCCGTCGCGGGC
Encoded proteins:
- the DIO3 gene encoding thyroxine 5-deiodinase — its product is MLHSLGVHTLQLLTQAAACILLFPRFLLTAVMLWLLDFLCIRKKMLTMPTAEEAASASEGPPPDDPPVCVSDSNRMFTLESLKAVWHGQKLDFFKSAHVGSLAPNPEVIQLDGQKKLRILDFARGKRPLILNFGSCTUPPFMARLRSFQRLAAHFVDIADFLLVYIEEAHPSDGWVSSDAAYNIPKHQCLQDRLRAAQLMREGAPDCPLAVDTMDNASSAAYGAYFERLYIIQEEKVMYQGGRGPEGYKISELRSWLDQYKTRLQSPSTVVIQV